In one window of Venenivibrio stagnispumantis DNA:
- the atpA gene encoding F0F1 ATP synthase subunit alpha has product MSVIRADEVVENLKSQLSEFEAAVKLEEVGTVIQVGDGVARIFGLEKAMMGEMLEFENGIVGVVFNLEEDNVGAVLLGSEVGVSEGSTVKRTGKILSVPVGKGLLGRVVDGLGNPIDGKGPLTDIAYYSPVEKIAPGVVKRKSVHEPLQTGIKAIDAMIPIGRGQRELIIGDRATGKTTVAIDTILNQKGQGVYCIYVAIGQKRANVVHIVETLQRYGAMEYTTVVAATSSDPATMQYIAPFVGCTIGEYFRDNGMHALVIYDDLTKHAYAYRQLSLLLRRPPGREAYPGDVFYLHSRLLERAAKLNDELGAGSLTALPIIETQAGDVAAYIPTNVISITDGQIFLETDLFNKGIRPAINVGISVSRVGGAAQIKAMKQVAGTLRLDLAQFRELEAFVQFASELDKATQEQIARGQRMVELLKQPPNQPVPVEKQVAIIYIAGQGYLDDVPVNAIQKFEKEFYTYLDTERPDILEDIRREKAMTDSIKAKLDDAVKEFKKKVAF; this is encoded by the coding sequence ATGTCTGTAATAAGAGCTGATGAAGTGGTAGAAAATTTAAAATCACAGCTATCTGAATTTGAAGCAGCTGTAAAATTGGAAGAAGTAGGAACAGTTATTCAGGTTGGTGATGGTGTTGCCCGTATATTCGGACTTGAAAAAGCAATGATGGGAGAAATGCTTGAATTTGAGAATGGAATAGTCGGTGTTGTATTTAACTTGGAAGAGGATAACGTAGGTGCTGTTTTACTTGGTTCTGAAGTTGGTGTGTCTGAAGGCTCTACCGTAAAAAGAACAGGAAAAATTTTATCAGTTCCAGTTGGTAAAGGATTACTTGGTAGAGTTGTTGATGGTCTTGGAAATCCAATAGATGGAAAAGGACCATTAACAGATATAGCTTATTATTCACCGGTTGAAAAAATTGCTCCGGGTGTAGTAAAAAGAAAATCTGTCCATGAACCTCTTCAAACAGGTATTAAAGCAATAGATGCAATGATACCTATCGGAAGAGGACAAAGGGAGTTAATCATCGGTGATAGAGCAACAGGTAAAACAACAGTTGCAATAGATACAATTTTAAATCAAAAAGGACAAGGAGTTTATTGTATATATGTAGCTATCGGTCAAAAAAGAGCTAATGTAGTTCATATTGTTGAAACATTGCAAAGATACGGTGCAATGGAATATACAACTGTTGTAGCCGCTACCTCTTCTGACCCTGCTACAATGCAATATATAGCTCCATTTGTTGGTTGTACCATAGGTGAGTATTTCAGAGATAATGGAATGCATGCCCTTGTTATATATGATGATTTAACAAAACATGCTTATGCTTACAGACAGCTATCTCTTCTCCTTAGAAGACCACCTGGAAGGGAAGCATATCCAGGAGACGTTTTTTACTTACATTCAAGACTTCTTGAAAGAGCAGCTAAATTAAATGATGAACTCGGTGCAGGTTCTTTAACAGCATTACCTATTATTGAAACTCAGGCTGGAGACGTTGCTGCTTATATTCCAACAAACGTTATATCTATTACAGATGGACAGATTTTCCTTGAAACAGACTTATTTAATAAAGGTATAAGACCGGCTATTAACGTTGGTATATCTGTATCAAGGGTTGGTGGTGCAGCTCAAATAAAAGCTATGAAACAGGTAGCAGGTACATTAAGACTTGACCTTGCACAATTTAGAGAGTTGGAAGCATTTGTTCAGTTTGCTTCAGAACTTGATAAAGCTACTCAGGAACAAATTGCAAGAGGACAAAGAATGGTTGAGTTATTAAAACAACCACCAAACCAACCTGTTCCGGTAGAAAAACAAGTTGCAATAATATATATAGCAGGTCAAGGATATTTAGATGATGTTCCTGTTAATGCTATACAAAAATTTGAAAAAGAGTTTTATACATATTTAGATACAGAAAGACCGGATATACTTGAAGATATAAGAAGAGAAAAGGCTATGACAGACTCTATAAAAGCTAAATTAGACGACGCTGTTAAAGAGTTTAAGAAAAAAGTTGCTTTCTAA
- a CDS encoding F0F1 ATP synthase subunit gamma has translation MAKLSPRDIKRKINGIKNTQRITKAMKAVSAAKLRKAQYLLQSTRPYSEKLYDLINDLASAIDREAHPLLALREENKVDYVIITADRGLAGAFNSNVLKTAYRNLLDLQEKNKQINLILIGRKAVNFFKNKGFNIVASYEDIYRDNLNLSFSSKVGAILANRYKEANTDAIYLVNNEMITSASYETKVRKLFPIEPSIDVEKLDTIALYNIEPSKEEVLEELLKRYINFQLYRALVESNTAEHFARMIAMDNATKNAGEAIRKWTIIFNKARQEAITTELIDIINAAEAIK, from the coding sequence ATGGCTAAATTATCTCCCAGAGATATTAAAAGAAAGATAAACGGTATAAAAAACACCCAAAGAATTACTAAGGCTATGAAGGCTGTTTCTGCAGCCAAGTTAAGAAAAGCACAGTATTTACTTCAATCAACAAGACCTTATTCTGAAAAGTTATATGACCTAATAAATGATTTGGCTTCTGCTATAGATAGGGAAGCCCATCCCCTCTTGGCTTTAAGGGAAGAAAATAAAGTAGATTATGTTATTATAACTGCAGATAGAGGACTGGCAGGAGCGTTTAACTCTAATGTTTTAAAAACTGCATACAGAAATTTATTAGATTTACAAGAAAAAAATAAACAAATAAATCTTATACTCATTGGTAGAAAAGCAGTTAATTTCTTTAAAAATAAAGGCTTTAACATAGTTGCATCTTATGAAGATATATACAGAGATAATCTTAATTTATCATTTAGTTCAAAAGTTGGAGCTATATTGGCAAATAGATATAAAGAAGCAAATACAGATGCAATCTATCTTGTAAACAATGAAATGATAACTTCTGCTTCTTATGAAACAAAAGTAAGAAAATTATTCCCGATAGAACCTTCTATAGATGTAGAAAAATTAGATACAATTGCTCTATACAATATAGAGCCTTCTAAAGAAGAAGTTTTAGAAGAATTACTTAAAAGATATATTAACTTCCAGCTTTATAGAGCATTGGTAGAATCAAACACAGCAGAACATTTTGCAAGAATGATAGCTATGGATAATGCAACCAAAAATGCCGGTGAAGCTATCAGAAAATGGACGATTATATTTAATAAAGCAAGACAAGAAGCAATTACAACAGAACTTATTGATATTATTAATGCTGCAGAAGCTATTAAGTAA
- the tsaD gene encoding tRNA (adenosine(37)-N6)-threonylcarbamoyltransferase complex transferase subunit TsaD, whose amino-acid sequence MVILGIETSCDDTAVALYDEKKGLLSNVVSSQTKIHQEWGGVFPELAAREHTKNIFPVLDKALKDADLTLKDIDAVAITVSPGLIVSLVIGVSVGKSLSVLLNKPLIPVHHIEAHIFSIFLTQKVEYPFLALVVSGGHTEMYIINDFGNYQFVGSTLDDAVGEAYDKVARALNLGYPGGPIIDKLSKEGNEVIKLPRPLLNEKGKNRFNFSFSGLKSATIREIEKGIYKKEDIACSFQNAAVDVLVFKALDACNEFNLKNIVVAGGVSANSRLREKLKEEAEKQGINVYFPPLYLCTDNAAMVAYTGYKRFKEKGETITVDFQPMAKCRMDRFKEYLK is encoded by the coding sequence ATGGTAATTCTCGGAATAGAAACATCTTGTGATGATACAGCAGTAGCCCTTTATGATGAAAAGAAGGGGCTACTATCCAATGTAGTTTCTTCCCAAACCAAGATACATCAAGAATGGGGTGGAGTATTTCCTGAGCTTGCAGCAAGGGAACATACAAAGAATATATTTCCTGTTTTAGATAAAGCATTAAAAGATGCAGATTTAACTTTAAAAGATATAGATGCAGTAGCAATAACCGTTTCTCCAGGATTGATAGTATCCTTGGTTATAGGAGTATCTGTTGGAAAAAGTTTGTCTGTTTTATTAAATAAACCACTTATACCGGTTCATCATATAGAAGCCCATATATTCTCAATATTTTTAACTCAAAAAGTAGAATACCCATTTTTAGCCTTGGTTGTATCTGGTGGTCATACAGAGATGTATATTATTAATGATTTTGGAAATTATCAATTCGTAGGAAGCACCTTAGATGATGCAGTAGGAGAAGCATACGATAAAGTAGCAAGAGCATTAAATCTTGGTTATCCTGGGGGACCAATAATAGATAAACTTTCAAAAGAAGGAAATGAAGTTATTAAATTACCAAGACCTTTACTTAATGAGAAAGGAAAAAATAGGTTTAACTTCTCATTTAGTGGTTTAAAAAGTGCAACAATTAGAGAGATAGAAAAAGGTATTTATAAAAAAGAAGATATTGCCTGTTCTTTTCAAAATGCAGCTGTTGATGTTTTAGTCTTTAAAGCATTAGATGCCTGTAATGAATTTAATTTAAAAAATATAGTTGTAGCCGGTGGAGTTTCTGCAAACTCAAGATTAAGGGAAAAGTTAAAAGAGGAAGCAGAAAAACAAGGCATAAATGTTTATTTTCCACCTTTATATCTTTGCACAGATAATGCAGCAATGGTAGCATATACAGGTTATAAAAGATTTAAAGAAAAAGGAGAAACGATTACAGTAGATTTCCAACCTATGGCTAAATGTAGAATGGATAGATTTAAAGAATATTTAAAATAA
- a CDS encoding TIGR00269 family protein, which translates to MNELKKGTRCTICKAKNLNNKAIVFLPHHRLALCKEHFIEWFEKRVDKTIKEFKMFDKNDNILVAVSGGKDSLSLWNALYKLGYNADGFYINLGINEYSEDSKILAQKFADKIGKKLHIISLKEEIASIPEIKEKTNRPTCSACGTIKRYYINKYAKELGYNIIATGHNLDDEAAVLFSNTLNWEIDFLKKQYPVLKEEDGFIKKVKPLCKITEKESALYAFLNNIDYIEYECPFAEGASSIEYKIFLNELENKHPGTKLKFYTQFLKKMYPILNSVEKEEKSLKHCIICGEPSFNDICSVCRLKQLVKN; encoded by the coding sequence ATGAATGAATTAAAAAAAGGAACAAGATGCACTATCTGTAAGGCAAAAAATTTAAATAATAAGGCTATTGTATTTTTACCTCATCATAGATTAGCTTTATGTAAAGAACATTTTATAGAATGGTTTGAAAAAAGAGTAGATAAAACTATAAAAGAGTTTAAAATGTTTGATAAAAATGATAATATTCTTGTTGCAGTATCCGGTGGAAAAGATAGTTTATCTTTATGGAATGCTTTATATAAACTTGGATATAATGCCGATGGATTTTATATTAATCTTGGTATCAATGAATATTCTGAAGATTCTAAGATATTAGCACAAAAATTTGCAGATAAAATTGGTAAAAAGCTTCATATCATTTCTTTAAAAGAAGAAATTGCATCAATTCCCGAGATAAAAGAAAAAACAAATAGACCTACCTGCTCAGCGTGTGGAACTATAAAAAGGTATTATATAAATAAATACGCAAAAGAACTTGGATATAACATTATAGCAACCGGACATAATCTTGATGATGAGGCAGCAGTTTTATTTTCAAATACATTAAATTGGGAAATAGATTTTTTAAAAAAACAATATCCGGTATTAAAAGAAGAAGATGGATTTATAAAGAAAGTAAAACCCCTTTGTAAAATAACAGAAAAAGAAAGTGCTTTATATGCTTTTTTAAATAATATAGATTATATTGAGTATGAATGCCCTTTTGCTGAAGGAGCATCTTCCATTGAGTATAAAATATTTTTAAATGAACTTGAAAATAAGCATCCCGGAACAAAATTAAAATTTTATACCCAATTTTTAAAAAAGATGTATCCAATATTAAATTCCGTAGAAAAAGAAGAAAAAAGTTTAAAACATTGTATTATATGTGGTGAGCCTTCCTTTAATGATATATGTTCTGTATGCAGATTAAAACAACTTGTTAAAAATTAA
- the atpF gene encoding F0F1 ATP synthase subunit B, which translates to MHVGIELNQTLFIQLILFLGFMFIMKKIYFDPYLEALEEREQNIEKMLKEAEENNKKAKEILKEVDILLTKAKEESKNILEQSRKETNQIVADILKKASEEAEKEIEEAKKDIEKVVEIELKALDKAIEIVSQDIAKKILSLGEAA; encoded by the coding sequence GTGCATGTAGGTATAGAGCTAAATCAAACATTATTTATTCAACTTATTTTGTTCTTAGGTTTTATGTTTATAATGAAAAAAATATATTTTGACCCTTATCTTGAAGCATTAGAAGAAAGAGAACAAAACATAGAAAAAATGCTCAAAGAAGCAGAAGAAAATAATAAAAAAGCAAAAGAAATCTTAAAAGAAGTAGATATATTATTAACAAAAGCAAAAGAAGAATCTAAAAATATCCTGGAACAATCAAGAAAAGAGACAAATCAAATAGTGGCTGATATACTCAAAAAAGCCTCAGAAGAAGCAGAAAAAGAGATAGAAGAAGCTAAAAAAGATATAGAAAAAGTTGTTGAAATAGAATTAAAAGCATTAGATAAAGCTATTGAAATAGTTTCACAAGATATAGCTAAAAAGATACTATCCTTAGGAGAGGCGGCATGA
- a CDS encoding ATP synthase F0 subunit B has translation MIKKSLIFSLFVVAFAFAGEEASHSSELFWETVNTIILLGIIAFFGGKYIKKALNDRREAVISMVEEAKKAREDSIKAIKEAEEKLKEAQYKLEEGKRIAQERAKMEREHAIAQANEIAERIKKQAKETINIEIKKAESYLKKYATEKAIEIANKIIAENMNDNLNKAVVKNSIKKLKEGGA, from the coding sequence ATGATAAAGAAAAGTTTAATTTTTTCATTATTTGTTGTAGCTTTCGCATTCGCCGGTGAAGAAGCTTCACATTCTTCTGAGCTTTTCTGGGAAACTGTAAATACAATTATACTTCTTGGAATAATAGCATTTTTTGGTGGCAAATATATAAAGAAAGCATTAAATGATAGAAGAGAAGCTGTTATATCTATGGTAGAAGAAGCAAAAAAAGCAAGGGAAGATAGCATAAAAGCAATAAAAGAAGCAGAAGAAAAATTAAAAGAAGCCCAGTATAAACTTGAAGAAGGAAAGAGAATAGCCCAAGAAAGAGCTAAAATGGAAAGAGAGCATGCAATAGCTCAGGCAAATGAAATTGCAGAAAGAATAAAAAAACAAGCTAAGGAAACAATAAATATAGAAATCAAAAAAGCAGAAAGTTATCTAAAAAAATATGCAACTGAGAAAGCCATAGAAATTGCAAACAAAATAATTGCAGAAAATATGAATGACAATCTTAATAAAGCAGTTGTAAAAAACAGCATAAAGAAACTTAAAGAAGGAGGAGCTTAA
- the purN gene encoding phosphoribosylglycinamide formyltransferase, whose translation MKNIVVLASGRGSNLQAIINAIKEKKINAKISLVLSDKKEANALKIASENNIKSKFIDPSFFASREGYDIYIAELIKKENPDLVVLAGYMRILTDKFIDSFEGKLINIHPSLIPAFQGLKAQKKAVEYGAKFSGCTVHFVTKELDNGPIIIQAVVPVLPEDTEKELSERILFYEHKIYPQAIKWILEDRVIIEGRKVVIKNAKYGTLPVNPALEDF comes from the coding sequence ATGAAAAATATTGTAGTTCTTGCATCAGGTAGAGGTTCTAACCTTCAAGCTATAATAAATGCTATAAAAGAAAAGAAGATAAATGCTAAAATATCCCTTGTCCTATCGGATAAAAAAGAAGCAAATGCTTTAAAAATAGCTTCAGAAAATAATATAAAATCAAAATTTATAGACCCATCTTTTTTTGCTTCACGGGAAGGTTATGATATATATATTGCAGAACTGATAAAAAAGGAAAATCCTGATTTAGTTGTTTTAGCTGGTTATATGAGAATATTAACTGATAAATTTATAGATAGTTTTGAAGGTAAATTAATAAATATTCATCCTTCTTTAATACCTGCTTTTCAAGGTTTAAAGGCACAAAAAAAAGCTGTTGAGTATGGAGCTAAATTTTCCGGATGCACCGTTCATTTTGTTACAAAAGAGTTAGATAATGGTCCAATTATTATACAGGCTGTTGTGCCGGTTCTTCCGGAAGATACAGAAAAAGAGTTATCAGAAAGAATATTATTTTACGAACATAAAATATATCCTCAGGCTATAAAATGGATTTTAGAAGATAGAGTTATTATTGAAGGCAGGAAGGTAGTTATAAAAAATGCTAAATATGGAACTTTACCTGTTAATCCTGCCCTTGAAGATTTTTAA
- the purM gene encoding phosphoribosylformylglycinamidine cyclo-ligase — protein sequence MLTYKDAGVDIEKADKFVSQIKGFVQKTFNKNVITPIGGFASAYLLDIVNYKEPVITSSTDGVGTKLKIAQQLNKHDTIGIDLVAMCVNDLITTTSKPLFFLDYFATGKLEPETAATVIKGIAKGCEIARCALVGGETAEMPGMYKEGEYDLAGFAVGVVEKSKMVDGSKTEDGNILIGLASSGVHSNGYSLVRKIIELKNHDLKEYYDKFGKTLGEELLTPTKIYVDAVLTLAEKIDIKAIAHITGGGIPGNLIRVINDGLKAVIEEGSWEILPIFKWIEKEGNVPKEDMYKTFNMGIGLIIAIDKKDEKETIKILEDIGEKPYIIGYLTKGEKAVEIL from the coding sequence ATGCTTACTTACAAAGATGCCGGTGTAGATATTGAAAAAGCTGATAAATTTGTTTCCCAGATAAAAGGTTTTGTTCAAAAAACATTTAATAAAAATGTAATAACGCCAATAGGTGGATTTGCTTCTGCTTATTTACTTGATATTGTAAATTACAAAGAGCCGGTTATAACTTCATCAACAGATGGGGTTGGGACAAAATTAAAGATAGCACAGCAACTTAATAAACACGATACCATAGGTATAGATTTAGTGGCAATGTGTGTAAATGATTTAATAACAACAACATCAAAGCCTTTATTTTTCCTTGATTATTTTGCTACCGGAAAATTAGAACCTGAAACGGCAGCTACCGTAATAAAAGGCATTGCAAAAGGATGTGAAATTGCAAGATGTGCCCTTGTTGGTGGAGAAACAGCAGAGATGCCGGGAATGTATAAAGAAGGAGAATATGATTTGGCAGGTTTTGCTGTTGGTGTTGTTGAAAAATCAAAGATGGTTGATGGCTCTAAAACAGAAGATGGAAATATATTAATAGGCTTAGCTTCTTCCGGTGTCCATAGCAATGGTTATTCTCTTGTTAGAAAGATAATTGAACTAAAAAATCATGATTTAAAAGAGTATTATGATAAATTCGGTAAAACCCTTGGAGAAGAATTATTAACACCAACAAAAATATATGTGGATGCGGTATTGACCCTTGCAGAAAAAATAGATATAAAAGCAATAGCCCATATTACAGGAGGAGGCATCCCGGGAAATCTTATCAGAGTTATAAATGATGGTTTGAAAGCTGTTATAGAAGAAGGCTCTTGGGAAATACTACCTATATTTAAATGGATAGAAAAAGAAGGAAATGTCCCAAAAGAAGATATGTATAAAACATTTAATATGGGTATAGGATTGATAATAGCTATTGATAAAAAAGATGAAAAAGAAACAATTAAGATTTTAGAAGATATTGGAGAAAAACCTTATATAATTGGCTATCTTACAAAAGGAGAAAAGGCGGTAGAGATTTTATGA
- a CDS encoding S41 family peptidase, with amino-acid sequence MRNKLLTIIGVLSIFIAGVSFGLNTKTEKKDYSDELQIISTYTDVLKLVEENYPDPVKPKDLLYGSLRGMLSALDPYSTFFTPEEFKEFTTETQGEFGGLGIEITMENNRLMVVSPIEDTPAYKAGIKAGDVILEIDGQPTDKMSLPQAVKLMRGKPGTKVTLTIFRKGVDKPFKVEIVRDIIKVKSVKTKELENGKIGYIRLAQFQENSAEEFEKALKQFKDKEGLIIDLRNDPGGLLTVAISIADQLLPKGKLIVYTQGKDPKSREDYFSTSDPIIPTSMPIVVLVNKGSASASEILTGALKDNKRAIIVGDTTFGKASVQTLIPLPDGSGIKLTTAHYYTPSGALIMNKGIVPDIIVKVSEEEEINRMKAERDAKLNGKEVEIKDPQLEAAINAVKILNFAKKLN; translated from the coding sequence ATGAGAAACAAATTACTTACAATTATCGGTGTTTTGTCTATATTTATTGCAGGTGTAAGTTTTGGTTTAAATACTAAAACCGAGAAAAAAGATTATAGTGATGAATTGCAGATAATCAGCACTTATACAGATGTTTTAAAATTGGTAGAAGAAAATTATCCTGACCCTGTAAAACCAAAGGATTTACTTTATGGCTCTTTAAGAGGTATGTTATCAGCATTAGACCCATACTCTACATTCTTTACACCGGAAGAGTTTAAAGAATTTACTACCGAAACCCAAGGAGAGTTTGGTGGACTCGGTATAGAGATAACCATGGAAAACAACAGATTGATGGTAGTATCTCCTATTGAAGATACACCGGCTTATAAAGCAGGTATAAAAGCCGGAGATGTAATCTTAGAAATAGATGGACAACCTACCGATAAAATGAGCTTGCCTCAGGCAGTTAAACTTATGAGAGGAAAACCTGGAACAAAAGTAACTTTAACAATTTTCAGAAAAGGTGTAGATAAACCTTTTAAGGTTGAAATAGTTAGGGATATTATTAAAGTTAAAAGTGTAAAAACAAAAGAACTTGAAAATGGAAAAATAGGATATATAAGACTTGCCCAATTTCAAGAAAATTCAGCAGAAGAATTTGAAAAAGCATTAAAGCAGTTTAAAGATAAAGAAGGATTGATTATTGATTTAAGAAATGACCCTGGTGGATTATTAACGGTAGCTATATCAATAGCAGACCAACTTCTTCCAAAAGGAAAATTAATTGTTTATACCCAAGGAAAAGACCCAAAAAGTAGAGAAGATTATTTTTCAACATCAGACCCTATTATTCCAACTTCTATGCCTATTGTTGTGCTTGTAAATAAAGGCTCTGCAAGTGCATCTGAGATATTAACAGGAGCTTTAAAAGATAATAAAAGAGCAATTATTGTTGGAGATACAACTTTTGGAAAGGCTTCTGTTCAAACTTTAATACCACTTCCTGATGGTTCCGGTATAAAATTAACAACAGCCCATTATTACACACCAAGTGGTGCTCTTATTATGAATAAAGGAATAGTTCCTGATATAATCGTAAAAGTAAGTGAAGAAGAAGAGATAAACAGAATGAAAGCAGAAAGAGATGCTAAGCTAAACGGAAAAGAAGTAGAAATAAAAGACCCTCAACTTGAAGCTGCTATAAATGCTGTTAAAATACTTAATTTTGCTAAAAAATTAAACTGA
- the atpD gene encoding F0F1 ATP synthase subunit beta: MAKGRIVQVIGPVVDVEFADGQLPAIRNALKVQRKAIDDTGKEYIEDLYLEVAQHIGEQRVRTVAYGPTDGLVRGTEVEDLGSPVKVPVGKPALGRIFNVVGQPIDEAGPVNAEEYWPIFREAPSFEEQSTKVEQFETGIKVLDLLVPLIKGGKVGLFGGAGVGKTVLMQELIHNIAKFHSGYSVVVGVGERTREGNDLWMEMKESGVLPYTAMVYGQMNEPPGVRFRVAQTGLTIAEYFRDVEKKDVLIFIDNIFRFVQAGAEVSTLLGRLPSAVGYQPTLGTDVGEVQERIASTKNGSITSIQAVYVPADDITDPAPASIFAHLDATVVLQRRLTELGIYPAVDPLESTSRALAPEYVGEEHYYVARETQRILQRYKELQEIIAILGMEELSEEDKAIVGRARRLQRFLAQRFHVAEQFTGQPGSYVKKEETIQSFKEVVEGKWDHLPEQAFYMVGGIEEAKEKAAKLGAKV; the protein is encoded by the coding sequence ATGGCTAAAGGAAGAATAGTTCAGGTAATCGGACCGGTAGTTGACGTAGAATTTGCAGATGGACAACTGCCGGCCATAAGAAATGCTTTAAAAGTTCAAAGAAAGGCAATAGACGATACAGGTAAAGAGTACATTGAAGATTTATATCTTGAAGTTGCACAGCATATTGGAGAACAAAGGGTTAGAACTGTTGCTTATGGGCCAACAGATGGACTTGTTAGAGGAACAGAAGTTGAAGATTTGGGTTCTCCTGTTAAAGTTCCTGTTGGGAAACCTGCTCTTGGAAGGATATTTAATGTAGTAGGTCAACCAATTGATGAAGCCGGCCCTGTAAATGCAGAAGAATATTGGCCAATATTTAGAGAAGCTCCTTCTTTTGAAGAGCAATCTACAAAAGTAGAACAGTTTGAAACCGGTATTAAAGTATTAGATTTATTGGTTCCTCTTATAAAAGGTGGAAAAGTAGGATTATTCGGTGGTGCCGGTGTTGGTAAAACAGTTCTTATGCAAGAATTAATTCACAATATTGCTAAATTCCACTCCGGATATTCTGTTGTCGTTGGTGTTGGAGAAAGAACAAGAGAAGGAAACGACCTCTGGATGGAGATGAAAGAATCCGGAGTTTTACCATATACTGCAATGGTTTATGGACAGATGAACGAGCCACCGGGAGTAAGATTTAGAGTAGCTCAAACAGGTTTGACAATAGCAGAATATTTTAGAGATGTTGAGAAAAAAGATGTTCTTATATTTATAGATAACATATTTAGATTTGTTCAGGCAGGTGCAGAAGTTTCTACATTGCTTGGAAGATTACCATCTGCCGTTGGTTATCAGCCAACTCTTGGAACAGACGTTGGTGAAGTTCAAGAAAGAATTGCATCAACTAAAAATGGTTCTATTACATCTATTCAGGCTGTATATGTGCCTGCTGACGATATTACAGACCCTGCTCCTGCTTCTATATTTGCTCACCTTGATGCAACGGTTGTGTTACAAAGAAGATTAACAGAACTTGGAATATATCCGGCTGTTGACCCACTTGAATCTACTTCAAGAGCATTGGCTCCTGAATATGTTGGTGAAGAGCATTATTATGTTGCAAGGGAAACCCAAAGAATATTACAAAGATATAAAGAGCTTCAAGAGATAATAGCAATTCTTGGTATGGAAGAGCTTTCAGAAGAAGATAAGGCAATCGTTGGAAGAGCAAGAAGATTACAAAGATTTTTAGCTCAAAGATTCCACGTTGCAGAACAATTTACAGGTCAGCCAGGTTCTTATGTTAAAAAAGAAGAAACAATCCAATCTTTCAAAGAAGTTGTTGAAGGAAAATGGGACCATTTACCTGAGCAAGCATTCTATATGGTTGGTGGTATAGAAGAAGCCAAAGAAAAAGCTGCTAAACTCGGAGCAAAAGTATAA
- the atpH gene encoding ATP synthase F1 subunit delta codes for MKIDKKFLKKIVKEAISILPKEEERLVKVADQFETLSYLYKRIPYFRNLLSNPKLENQKKLEFINKLSSELGLDEVVKLSLNKIIENKKANVLKEISKVFRFEVEKFFATVKGEVITAYPIDEELLNEIKEVVENKIGKKIEFETKVDNSIIGGVIIKAGSYIIDSSIKNYIKQLETTLTKI; via the coding sequence TTGAAGATAGATAAAAAGTTCCTGAAAAAAATAGTAAAGGAAGCTATATCCATTTTACCAAAGGAAGAAGAGAGATTGGTGAAAGTTGCAGACCAGTTTGAAACACTTTCTTATCTATATAAAAGAATTCCATATTTTAGAAATTTATTATCAAATCCAAAATTGGAAAATCAAAAGAAATTGGAGTTCATAAATAAGCTATCATCTGAGCTTGGATTAGACGAAGTAGTAAAACTGAGCCTAAATAAAATCATTGAAAATAAAAAAGCAAATGTTCTTAAAGAGATATCAAAAGTATTTAGATTTGAGGTTGAAAAATTCTTTGCTACTGTTAAAGGAGAAGTAATTACAGCTTATCCTATAGATGAAGAACTTTTAAATGAAATAAAAGAAGTTGTTGAAAATAAAATTGGTAAAAAAATAGAGTTTGAAACAAAAGTAGATAACTCAATTATTGGAGGAGTTATTATAAAAGCCGGTAGTTATATAATAGATAGCTCAATAAAAAATTATATAAAACAACTTGAAACTACTTTGACAAAAATTTAA
- a CDS encoding MoaD/ThiS family protein: protein MEIKIKYRGKEQIIKFDKEKITAKDILKYLGLSSTYAFVAKNGEIVSEDEIINPEDEIKVINAISGGKI from the coding sequence ATGGAGATAAAAATTAAATATAGAGGTAAAGAGCAGATAATTAAATTTGATAAAGAAAAAATTACTGCAAAAGATATTTTAAAATATTTAGGGTTATCTTCAACTTATGCTTTTGTAGCCAAAAATGGAGAGATAGTTTCAGAAGATGAAATAATAAATCCGGAAGATGAAATAAAAGTAATAAATGCTATATCAGGTGGAAAAATATGA